Proteins encoded together in one Bacteroidota bacterium window:
- the arcC gene encoding carbamate kinase: protein MKKLAVVAFGGNALLQAGQKGTIDEQERNAYESGERLISLLERGYNLVITHGNGPQVGNILLANQAGNKMFGLPEMPLDICVAYSQGFIGYILEQQLRNVLQLHDLDRDIITIITQILVNKDDPAFSNPTKPIGPYYTKKEAETIMKESSSKFAEDPKDRGWRKVVASPKPLVISNKKSIERIARDGQIVIAVGGGGIPAFYVEPNKLQGIDAVIDKDLASALLASQINADKLFILTDVPKVCLNFNTPQERTLDRVTISEARKYLEEGHFAEGSMAPKIRAAIHFVEHSGKDAIITKSTLLGVDDGGTRIVMV from the coding sequence ATGAAAAAACTAGCTGTTGTGGCTTTTGGAGGTAATGCTTTATTACAGGCAGGTCAAAAAGGAACAATTGATGAGCAGGAAAGAAATGCTTATGAATCGGGTGAACGATTGATTTCTTTGCTTGAAAGAGGTTACAATCTTGTAATTACCCATGGAAACGGGCCTCAGGTTGGAAATATTTTATTGGCTAATCAGGCAGGAAATAAAATGTTCGGTTTACCTGAAATGCCGCTTGATATTTGTGTCGCCTATTCTCAGGGTTTTATTGGATATATTTTGGAACAACAACTAAGAAATGTTTTACAGTTGCATGATTTGGATCGGGATATCATTACCATTATTACCCAAATATTGGTAAACAAAGATGATCCGGCATTTTCAAATCCTACAAAACCCATTGGCCCATATTATACCAAAAAAGAGGCTGAAACAATTATGAAGGAATCATCTTCGAAATTCGCGGAAGATCCAAAGGACAGGGGATGGCGAAAAGTTGTTGCTTCCCCTAAACCACTTGTTATATCAAATAAGAAATCAATTGAGCGAATTGCTCGTGACGGCCAAATTGTAATTGCAGTTGGTGGTGGCGGGATCCCTGCATTTTATGTCGAACCAAATAAACTACAAGGAATAGATGCCGTAATTGATAAGGATTTAGCGTCTGCTTTGTTGGCTTCGCAGATCAATGCAGATAAATTGTTCATTCTTACTGATGTCCCAAAAGTTTGTTTGAACTTTAACACACCTCAAGAAAGAACCTTGGATCGGGTTACGATTTCTGAAGCAAGAAAGTATTTGGAAGAAGGTCATTTTGCTGAAGGTAGCATGGCTCCTAAAATTCGTGCGGCAATTCATTTTGTTGAACATAGCGGTAAAGATGCAATTATAACCAAGAGTACTCTACTTGGTGTTGACGATGGGGGTACAAGAATTGTAATGGTTTAA
- the hypD gene encoding hydrogenase formation protein HypD, with protein MKYIDEYRDRELVMELIEQIKKTSTKKITLMEVCGGHTMSIQKFGIPSLLPANIKLVSGPGCPVCVSSRKYIDQAVAYARLNDVIIATYGDLIRIPGSSTSLDEEKAKGADVRIVYSVLDALKIAEENPDKKIVFLGIGFETTAPSSAVGVLNAHKSGIKNFFLFSSHKIMPPAMAALIDEGVKIDGYIAPGHVSTITGSGIYKDIAEIYKLGCVISGFEPVDLLRSILMLVRQLENNDPKVEIQYSRVVKPEGNLKAQQMLDEVFELQDEWWRGLGVLPESGLKIRDKYREYDAVVMIPVEVEPTKEDQGCICGEVLKGLKNPKDCKLFAKACTPSDPVGACMVSNEGACNAHYRFNRD; from the coding sequence ATGAAATACATTGATGAATATCGGGACAGAGAACTGGTGATGGAGTTGATTGAACAAATTAAAAAAACTTCAACAAAAAAAATTACTTTAATGGAAGTTTGCGGTGGTCATACCATGTCCATTCAAAAATTTGGGATCCCAAGTTTATTACCTGCAAATATTAAATTGGTTTCAGGTCCGGGTTGTCCTGTTTGTGTTTCGAGCAGAAAATACATTGATCAGGCAGTTGCTTATGCCAGGTTAAATGATGTAATTATTGCAACTTACGGTGATTTGATCAGAATTCCCGGATCCTCCACTTCACTTGATGAAGAAAAAGCCAAGGGTGCAGATGTCCGAATTGTATATTCGGTGCTGGATGCATTAAAAATAGCGGAAGAAAATCCGGATAAAAAAATCGTATTTTTAGGAATAGGTTTTGAAACAACTGCACCCAGCAGTGCTGTTGGAGTTTTAAACGCACATAAATCCGGAATTAAAAACTTCTTTCTGTTCAGCTCCCACAAAATTATGCCACCAGCAATGGCAGCGCTCATTGATGAAGGCGTTAAAATTGATGGATATATTGCACCCGGCCATGTTAGTACCATTACCGGATCCGGCATCTATAAAGACATCGCTGAAATTTATAAGTTGGGATGTGTAATTTCGGGATTCGAACCTGTTGACCTTTTACGATCAATTTTAATGCTGGTGAGGCAATTGGAAAACAATGATCCTAAAGTTGAAATCCAATATAGCCGGGTTGTAAAACCAGAAGGAAACCTAAAGGCACAACAAATGTTGGATGAAGTTTTTGAGCTACAGGATGAATGGTGGAGAGGCTTAGGTGTACTACCAGAAAGCGGATTGAAAATCCGGGATAAATACAGAGAATATGATGCTGTTGTAATGATTCCTGTTGAAGTTGAACCCACGAAAGAAGATCAAGGTTGTATTTGTGGTGAGGTATTGAAAGGACTCAAAAATCCAAAAGACTGTAAACTATTTGCAAAAGCTTGTACTCCCAGTGATCCGGTTGGGGCCTGTATGGTATCGAACGAAGGAGCGTGTAATGCACATTATCGATTTAACAGAGATTAA
- a CDS encoding inositol monophosphatase has translation MNIKIITNQVCNLARAVGKFIQIEAHQFRIADIEFKGIHNLVTYVDKTAEERLITELAKLIPESGFIAEESPNIETKTEFNWIIDPLDGTTNFIHGVPVYCISIALEYNSEIILGVVYEINRDECFYSWKGGKAYLNNKLIQVSQSSKLNDSLLATGFPYYDYGRLDEYLQLFKYFMQHTRGVRRLGSAAADLAYVACGRFDGFYEYGLQSWDVAAGSFIVAQAGGMNTDFSGNSNYIFGKEIISTNTLLNQELLSVIKHYFA, from the coding sequence ATGAATATAAAAATAATCACCAATCAGGTCTGCAATTTAGCCAGGGCTGTAGGAAAGTTTATCCAAATTGAAGCGCATCAATTTCGGATAGCCGACATTGAATTTAAGGGCATACACAATTTAGTGACTTATGTTGATAAAACTGCGGAAGAACGTTTGATCACCGAACTGGCTAAACTCATTCCTGAGTCAGGATTTATAGCAGAAGAAAGCCCAAATATAGAGACAAAAACTGAATTTAACTGGATTATCGATCCACTTGACGGCACAACTAATTTCATACATGGGGTTCCGGTTTACTGCATCAGTATTGCATTAGAATACAATTCAGAAATCATTCTGGGAGTAGTATATGAAATAAACCGGGATGAATGTTTTTATTCATGGAAAGGCGGAAAGGCTTACCTTAACAATAAATTGATACAGGTTTCGCAATCCTCAAAATTAAATGATTCGCTGCTTGCTACAGGATTTCCTTATTACGACTATGGCAGGCTGGATGAATATCTACAGTTGTTCAAGTATTTTATGCAACACACCAGAGGTGTGCGACGATTAGGATCTGCAGCCGCCGATTTAGCCTATGTTGCCTGTGGCCGGTTCGACGGCTTTTATGAATATGGCTTGCAATCGTGGGATGTAGCAGCAGGTTCCTTTATAGTTGCACAGGCCGGAGGAATGAATACAGATTTTAGCGGCAACTCAAATTACATTTTTGGGAAGGAAATTATTTCTACTAACACCCTACTCAATCAAGAATTATTGTCGGTCATCAAACATTATTTTGCATAA
- a CDS encoding prolipoprotein diacylglyceryl transferase produces the protein MYPKISDFINDVFGTNINLPIQSYGFFVALAFLVATLILYYELKRKEKEVVIPVRFKKVLKGKPAGIIELSISFILGLIIGYKIIGAILIYSSFAEQPGDYIFSLKGNIWGGLAFGAYSLYSAYRNKKKDQLEVPIWEDVKIHPYELTASLIFIAAVSGIIGAKIFHQLENIDEFLADPLGSLLSFSGLTFYGGLIVAGLTLLFYAIKKNIPKAHLADAIAPVLMIGYAIGRIGCQVAGDGDWGIVNLEPKPEWLSFLPDWLWAYDYPHNVLNMGVFIDGCEGTNCFRLANPVFPTPVYETITCLIMFLGLWLSRKRIKIPGVLFSAYLILNGIERFFIEKIRVNETYTIFNSQITQAEIISILLIIAGILSIFLFVKHHDKNKITS, from the coding sequence ATGTATCCCAAGATCAGCGATTTTATAAATGACGTATTTGGAACCAATATTAACCTGCCCATCCAAAGCTATGGATTTTTTGTCGCACTTGCTTTTTTGGTTGCTACCTTAATTCTTTACTATGAGCTAAAAAGAAAAGAGAAGGAGGTTGTAATACCTGTTCGGTTTAAGAAAGTGTTGAAGGGAAAACCAGCCGGCATTATTGAACTTTCGATTTCATTTATCCTTGGGCTTATTATCGGGTATAAAATAATCGGAGCAATTTTAATCTACTCCTCTTTTGCAGAACAACCTGGCGACTATATTTTTTCGTTAAAAGGGAATATATGGGGTGGTCTTGCATTTGGTGCATATTCATTGTATTCGGCTTATCGAAACAAGAAAAAAGACCAATTAGAAGTGCCTATTTGGGAAGATGTAAAAATTCATCCCTATGAACTTACAGCCAGCCTTATTTTTATTGCTGCAGTTTCCGGAATTATTGGTGCAAAAATTTTTCATCAACTTGAAAATATTGATGAATTTTTGGCGGATCCTCTTGGGTCATTGTTATCATTTAGTGGACTTACGTTTTATGGAGGGCTGATCGTTGCCGGCCTTACCCTCTTATTTTATGCCATAAAGAAAAATATTCCGAAAGCACATCTGGCAGATGCTATTGCACCTGTTTTAATGATTGGATACGCTATCGGGCGAATTGGTTGTCAGGTTGCAGGTGACGGTGACTGGGGAATTGTAAATCTGGAACCAAAACCAGAATGGCTCTCTTTTTTACCTGATTGGTTATGGGCCTATGATTATCCTCACAATGTATTGAATATGGGCGTATTTATTGATGGATGCGAAGGAACAAACTGTTTTCGTCTGGCAAATCCGGTTTTTCCAACCCCTGTTTATGAAACCATTACTTGCCTTATCATGTTTTTAGGTTTATGGCTTTCACGAAAAAGAATAAAAATTCCGGGTGTTTTATTCTCAGCTTATTTAATTTTGAATGGAATCGAACGGTTTTTCATTGAAAAGATTAGAGTAAATGAAACTTACACCATTTTTAATTCTCAAATCACCCAGGCAGAGATCATTTCTATTCTGCTAATTATTGCAGGGATACTAAGCATTTTTCTATTTGTAAAGCATCACGATAAAAATAAAATTACTTCCTGA
- the mtaB gene encoding tRNA (N(6)-L-threonylcarbamoyladenosine(37)-C(2))-methylthiotransferase MtaB has protein sequence MNRVAFQTFGCKLNFSETSSISKSFLKEGYESVDFKEEADVYVINSCTVTGNAEKKCKTAIKQAHKRNPNARIAIIGCFSQIRPDELAGMDGVDLVLGNNDKFNILDHLNNFEKNHPTETVISTSDLKTDLSFYPSYSSGDRTRSFLKVQDGCDYFCSFCTIPHARGRSRSNTIENTLKVAREIAASEIKEIILTGVNVGDFGKRNNESFFDLLKQLDHIEGIDRIRISSIEPDLLSNDIIRFVANSNKFLPHFHIPLQSGSKKILKAMKRKYTPSLFADRVSVIKEVMPHCLIAADVIVGFPDETEEDFQEAYEFIRDTDITYTHVFSYSDRPGTHASKSEVKVPLQIIRERSRKLQQLSNRKKLQFYNDHIGFITKVLFESDNNDGFMHGFSENYIKVKTPHNSDLINKIINVKLSKIDTDGVFLIDFL, from the coding sequence ATGAACAGAGTAGCATTTCAGACATTCGGCTGTAAGTTAAATTTTTCCGAAACTTCAAGTATTTCAAAATCCTTTCTGAAAGAAGGATATGAATCAGTTGATTTTAAGGAAGAAGCAGATGTATATGTAATAAACTCTTGCACAGTTACAGGAAATGCCGAAAAAAAATGTAAAACGGCAATCAAACAGGCGCACAAACGAAATCCAAATGCACGTATCGCAATCATTGGTTGTTTTTCGCAAATCCGACCGGATGAATTAGCCGGTATGGATGGAGTGGATTTGGTTTTAGGCAATAATGACAAATTTAACATTCTTGACCATCTCAATAATTTTGAAAAAAACCATCCAACTGAAACAGTTATTTCTACCTCCGATTTAAAAACAGATTTAAGTTTTTATCCTAGTTACTCTTCGGGAGATCGTACTCGTTCATTTTTGAAGGTCCAGGATGGTTGCGACTATTTTTGCAGTTTTTGTACCATTCCTCATGCCCGGGGACGAAGCCGATCAAATACCATAGAAAATACCCTAAAAGTGGCAAGGGAAATTGCTGCAAGCGAAATCAAAGAAATCATCTTGACTGGAGTAAATGTTGGCGATTTTGGAAAAAGAAATAACGAATCATTTTTTGATTTATTAAAACAATTAGATCATATTGAAGGGATTGACCGTATCCGAATTTCATCAATAGAACCCGATTTACTTTCGAACGACATTATCCGATTTGTGGCCAACTCAAATAAATTTTTACCGCATTTTCATATTCCTTTGCAATCGGGCAGCAAGAAAATTTTAAAAGCAATGAAGCGTAAATATACACCTTCCTTATTTGCCGATAGGGTTTCGGTGATTAAAGAAGTAATGCCACATTGCTTAATTGCTGCGGATGTTATTGTAGGCTTTCCTGATGAAACAGAAGAAGATTTTCAAGAAGCATACGAATTTATTAGAGATACTGACATTACATATACACATGTATTTTCTTATTCAGATCGACCGGGAACGCATGCATCAAAGAGCGAGGTAAAAGTACCTCTTCAAATTATTCGCGAAAGAAGCAGAAAACTACAGCAATTATCCAATCGTAAGAAATTACAATTCTACAATGATCATATCGGATTCATCACCAAAGTATTGTTTGAGTCAGATAATAACGACGGCTTTATGCATGGATTCAGCGAGAACTACATTAAAGTAAAAACTCCTCACAATTCTGATTTGATTAACAAAATCATTAATGTAAAGCTCTCAAAAATCGACACGGATGGTGTTTTTCTAATTGATTTTTTATAA
- a CDS encoding DMT family transporter translates to MKKQSQAYLFALSAILFWSTMSSAFKITLRFIDYTLLLLYASLFSLFILFTILVLQKKINLLKDLKLKDFMSSAIMGFLNPFLYYFILFKAYTLLRAQEAGTLNYIWPIVLVLFSVPLLKQKIGYKSIIAIVISFFGIIIISTEGHVLTLQFSNILGVSLAAGSAIFWALYWIFNMKDKRDDIIKLFLNFCFGFIYILVTCLIIGRFQFPTQNALVGSIYIGFFEMGITYFLWLKALSLSINTAKVSNLVYLSPFLALIFISIIVGEKILASTIVGLFFIVGGILMQKYIDISPNKILK, encoded by the coding sequence ATGAAAAAACAATCGCAGGCATATCTATTTGCTTTGAGTGCAATTCTCTTTTGGTCCACCATGAGCTCTGCCTTTAAAATTACTTTAAGATTTATAGATTATACCTTGCTTTTGCTTTATGCAAGTTTATTCTCACTTTTCATACTGTTCACCATCCTTGTTTTACAAAAGAAAATTAACTTACTGAAAGATTTAAAACTAAAGGATTTTATGAGTTCAGCCATCATGGGCTTTCTGAATCCGTTCCTTTATTACTTTATTCTTTTTAAAGCTTACACCCTTTTGAGGGCTCAGGAAGCAGGGACTTTAAATTACATCTGGCCAATTGTATTAGTCCTTTTTTCAGTTCCCTTGCTTAAACAAAAAATTGGTTATAAAAGCATTATTGCCATCGTTATCAGCTTTTTTGGAATCATCATTATCTCAACCGAAGGTCATGTTTTAACACTTCAATTCAGCAATATCTTAGGAGTTAGTTTGGCTGCCGGAAGCGCTATATTCTGGGCTCTTTACTGGATATTTAACATGAAGGACAAGCGGGATGACATCATCAAATTATTTTTAAATTTTTGTTTCGGTTTTATTTACATTCTTGTTACTTGCCTTATCATAGGCAGATTTCAGTTCCCAACACAAAATGCGTTGGTGGGATCAATTTATATTGGGTTTTTTGAAATGGGAATTACTTATTTTCTCTGGCTCAAAGCATTAAGCTTATCAATCAATACAGCCAAAGTCAGCAACCTTGTCTATCTTTCGCCGTTCCTGGCTCTCATCTTTATCTCAATAATAGTTGGTGAAAAAATTTTAGCATCAACAATTGTCGGTTTATTTTTTATCGTTGGAGGAATTCTTATGCAAAAATATATTGACATCTCGCCTAATAAAATATTGAAGTAA
- a CDS encoding redox-sensing transcriptional repressor Rex — MKHLPHKTIERLSQYRRALLICAAKGKTHIFSHEIAKIQHITPVQVRRDIMLIGYTGTLRKGYNIQELIDLIGDIIDTKEGLNVAVVGIGNLGRAMINYFNGKRTKLSIVAGFDSNPDKIDRIYSGVKGYHIDRLAEIIKEENISIAIITVPAGAAPEIADKLVTAGIQGILNYTPKPVHVPQHIYLEEYDMITSLEKVAFFVKTH; from the coding sequence ATGAAGCACTTACCACACAAGACTATAGAACGACTAAGCCAGTATCGCAGAGCATTACTTATATGTGCCGCTAAAGGAAAAACACACATTTTTTCGCACGAGATTGCAAAAATACAACACATTACCCCTGTCCAGGTTAGAAGGGACATCATGTTGATTGGATACACGGGCACATTGAGAAAAGGATACAATATTCAAGAGTTAATTGATTTAATTGGGGATATCATCGATACGAAAGAAGGATTGAATGTTGCAGTTGTTGGCATTGGAAATCTTGGAAGGGCCATGATCAATTATTTCAATGGCAAGCGTACAAAATTATCTATTGTAGCAGGCTTTGACAGTAACCCAGATAAAATTGACCGGATTTATTCCGGTGTTAAAGGCTATCACATCGATCGATTAGCTGAAATAATTAAGGAAGAAAATATATCTATCGCCATTATTACGGTTCCTGCCGGTGCTGCTCCCGAAATAGCCGATAAACTTGTAACTGCAGGAATTCAAGGCATTTTAAACTACACTCCAAAACCTGTTCATGTTCCACAGCATATTTATCTTGAGGAATATGATATGATTACTTCTCTTGAAAAAGTTGCTTTCTTTGTGAAAACGCATTAA
- a CDS encoding SLC13 family permease, with the protein MQIKSPRFNLKKSFGLFGGLFLFFLIVFFGDLEPGHPEVTYTLAIALLMAIWWITEIVPLAVTALIPVVLFPILGVMDGKDVSSTYFNHVIFLFIGGFIVAIAMQKWNLHRRIALKILMYTGISPARILLGFMLSTAFLSMWISNTATTMMMVPILLSIIQKLEENIEKQKLGKYAAGLFLGIAYSASIGGIATLVGTPPNLSFIRIFQIMFPNAPAISFANWFAFAIPISVLLFLVTWVLLYYMYRPKEKTLSSIDKSAFKNEYKSLGPISNEERIILIDFIALAFLWIFRSDITLGSFKIPGWANIFSNPSFLNDGTVAIGMSVLLFFIPTKKEHAKKLMNWNDTKDIPWHIVLLFGGGFALASGFKESGLSLWFGTQLSWVVSIHPILIILTIALMMTFLTELTSNVATTEMLLPVLAGLSISTHTNPLLFMIPATLSASMAFMLPVATPPNAIIFGTGRISIIDMARTGFILNIIGAITITLATYYLGSYIFGIDTSIFPAWAN; encoded by the coding sequence ATGCAAATAAAATCGCCACGATTCAATCTTAAAAAAAGCTTCGGTTTGTTCGGAGGTTTATTTTTATTTTTTTTAATTGTTTTTTTTGGTGACCTTGAACCGGGTCATCCTGAAGTAACTTACACCCTTGCTATCGCATTATTAATGGCTATTTGGTGGATCACTGAAATTGTACCTTTAGCTGTAACTGCACTTATACCCGTTGTTCTTTTCCCAATACTGGGAGTAATGGATGGGAAGGACGTTTCATCCACCTACTTCAACCACGTCATTTTTCTATTTATTGGTGGTTTCATTGTAGCCATTGCCATGCAAAAATGGAATTTACATCGTCGGATAGCGTTGAAAATATTGATGTATACAGGAATTAGTCCTGCACGTATTCTGCTTGGATTTATGCTTTCGACAGCCTTTCTATCAATGTGGATATCAAATACAGCCACTACAATGATGATGGTTCCAATTCTATTATCCATTATTCAAAAACTTGAAGAAAATATTGAAAAACAAAAACTTGGAAAATATGCCGCAGGTTTGTTTCTTGGGATTGCTTATAGCGCATCAATCGGCGGAATAGCAACTCTAGTCGGTACACCACCTAACTTATCTTTTATCCGGATTTTTCAAATTATGTTCCCAAATGCACCAGCAATTTCGTTTGCAAATTGGTTCGCTTTTGCAATACCAATAAGCGTTCTGCTATTTCTGGTAACATGGGTGCTTTTATATTATATGTACAGGCCGAAAGAAAAAACTTTATCATCCATTGATAAGTCTGCATTCAAAAATGAATACAAAAGCCTTGGGCCAATTAGTAATGAAGAAAGGATTATACTCATTGATTTTATTGCTTTGGCATTTTTATGGATTTTTCGATCGGATATAACATTGGGTTCATTTAAAATTCCTGGGTGGGCAAATATTTTCTCCAACCCATCATTTTTAAATGATGGAACCGTCGCAATTGGTATGTCGGTTTTGCTATTTTTTATACCAACTAAAAAAGAACATGCTAAAAAGCTCATGAATTGGAACGATACGAAAGATATTCCATGGCATATCGTACTATTATTCGGAGGAGGATTTGCTTTGGCCAGTGGATTTAAAGAATCAGGATTATCATTATGGTTTGGAACGCAACTCAGCTGGGTTGTAAGCATTCATCCCATCCTAATAATTTTAACAATTGCCCTCATGATGACCTTTTTAACTGAACTGACTTCCAATGTAGCAACTACAGAAATGTTACTTCCGGTTTTGGCAGGATTATCAATATCAACCCATACAAACCCCTTACTTTTTATGATTCCCGCTACGCTTTCAGCATCGATGGCATTTATGTTACCCGTAGCCACACCCCCTAATGCCATCATCTTTGGCACAGGAAGAATCAGTATTATAGATATGGCAAGAACCGGGTTTATCCTAAATATCATCGGAGCTATCACAATCACTTTAGCAACCTATTATCTAGGGAGTTATATTTTCGGGATAGACACAAGCATATTCCCAGCCTGGGCAAATTAA
- the hypE gene encoding hydrogenase expression/formation protein HypE, producing the protein MKNKQVLLGHGSGGSLSHDLISKLFVRYFDNPILRQQTDSALLNISSKYIAYTTDSYVVDPIFFPGGNIGKLAIAGTVNDLAVSGATPKYISCGFIIEEGFALDELETIVKTMSEEAQKAGVLIVTGDTKVVDRGKCDKVFINTSGIGVIDENQLEISSGKNIKIGDQIIINGSIGDHGMAILSARNELNIRAAIESDCACLNKMIGEVIKSGAQIKFMRDATRGGVATVLTELATGSPYGIELDEVRLVVKETVRGMCEILGFDPLYVANEGKVIMIVAVEDSNKVMQILKSNEFGKEASIIGEIVDKHHGKGWITTSIGGKRIIDMLAGEQLPRIC; encoded by the coding sequence ATGAAAAACAAACAAGTATTACTGGGACATGGAAGTGGTGGTAGCTTATCACACGATTTGATAAGCAAACTTTTTGTTCGGTATTTCGATAATCCAATTTTAAGGCAGCAAACCGATTCAGCATTATTAAATATAAGCAGTAAATATATTGCCTATACCACTGATTCATACGTAGTTGATCCTATTTTTTTCCCTGGTGGAAATATTGGGAAACTGGCTATTGCCGGTACAGTAAATGACTTAGCCGTTAGCGGGGCAACTCCCAAATATATTAGTTGTGGGTTTATCATAGAGGAAGGATTTGCCTTGGACGAACTGGAAACGATCGTCAAAACGATGTCGGAAGAAGCTCAAAAGGCTGGAGTTTTAATTGTTACAGGCGACACCAAAGTTGTTGACAGAGGTAAATGCGATAAAGTTTTTATCAACACCAGTGGCATAGGAGTAATTGATGAAAATCAATTGGAGATAAGTTCGGGTAAAAATATTAAAATTGGCGATCAAATTATCATTAATGGCAGTATTGGCGATCATGGTATGGCTATTTTAAGTGCCCGGAATGAATTAAATATTCGCGCTGCTATCGAATCAGACTGTGCTTGTTTAAATAAAATGATTGGTGAAGTTATCAAAAGTGGGGCACAAATTAAATTTATGCGCGATGCTACCAGAGGTGGTGTAGCCACAGTGCTTACCGAGCTTGCAACCGGCAGTCCATATGGAATTGAGCTTGATGAAGTCAGGTTGGTTGTTAAAGAAACCGTCAGAGGAATGTGTGAAATACTTGGGTTTGATCCATTATATGTTGCCAATGAAGGTAAAGTTATCATGATTGTTGCTGTTGAGGATTCAAATAAAGTGATGCAGATTTTGAAATCAAATGAATTTGGCAAAGAAGCATCCATTATTGGTGAAATAGTTGACAAACATCATGGCAAAGGATGGATAACTACTTCAATCGGAGGAAAGAGAATTATCGATATGTTAGCCGGAGAACAACTTCCAAGGATTTGCTAG
- a CDS encoding HypC/HybG/HupF family hydrogenase formation chaperone, whose translation MCLSIPAKVESIEGEMAIVSVGGTTYEASLQMIDNVEIGDYVLLHTGFAIQKISEEDAAETLKIFEEFEDLNQRLDEEEKTTGNRIT comes from the coding sequence ATGTGTTTAAGTATCCCTGCAAAAGTTGAATCGATAGAAGGTGAAATGGCAATAGTATCTGTTGGAGGAACTACCTACGAGGCCAGTTTACAAATGATTGACAATGTTGAAATTGGTGATTATGTATTATTGCATACAGGATTTGCGATCCAAAAAATCAGTGAAGAAGATGCTGCTGAAACGCTAAAAATATTTGAAGAGTTTGAAGATTTGAACCAGCGTCTTGATGAGGAAGAAAAAACGACAGGCAATCGGATAACCTAA
- the hypB gene encoding hydrogenase nickel incorporation protein HypB: MCGTCGCGDDSVSIKRPGENTNLNGLLPYDHSHDHNSDHGHSHSHDDKHRTEIRLEIDILQKNNLIAMKNRGYFEAKKIFTLNLVSSPGSGKTSLLERTIKEKYDEMPFYVIEGDQQTMNDANRIEAAGAPAVQVNTGNGCHLEADMVYKAVLKLQPKENSILIIENVGNLVCPSMFDLGESKRVVIISVTEGEDKPIKYPNMFHTSDICIINKTDLLPYVDFNVEKAKEYALQVNHHLEFFELSAKTGEGMNAWYDWLKKQLK; this comes from the coding sequence ATGTGTGGAACTTGCGGCTGCGGCGACGATTCAGTATCGATTAAACGACCCGGAGAAAATACAAACCTCAACGGATTACTTCCTTATGATCATTCACATGATCACAACTCTGACCATGGTCACAGCCATTCTCATGATGACAAACATAGAACTGAAATTCGTTTAGAAATAGATATTTTGCAAAAAAACAACCTAATAGCCATGAAAAACCGTGGTTATTTTGAAGCAAAAAAAATATTTACACTTAACCTGGTCAGCTCACCGGGATCCGGAAAAACAAGTCTGCTTGAAAGGACCATTAAGGAAAAATACGATGAAATGCCCTTTTATGTAATTGAAGGGGATCAACAAACGATGAATGATGCCAACAGAATTGAAGCTGCAGGAGCACCGGCCGTTCAGGTAAACACCGGAAATGGCTGCCATTTAGAAGCCGACATGGTTTATAAGGCTGTACTAAAACTTCAACCTAAAGAGAATAGTATTCTTATCATCGAAAATGTTGGAAATTTAGTTTGTCCATCAATGTTCGATTTAGGCGAATCTAAAAGAGTTGTGATTATTAGTGTTACCGAAGGCGAAGATAAACCCATCAAATATCCTAACATGTTTCATACATCGGATATTTGCATCATCAATAAAACAGACCTTTTACCTTATGTTGACTTTAATGTTGAGAAAGCTAAAGAATATGCCCTGCAAGTAAATCATCATCTTGAGTTCTTCGAACTATCAGCAAAAACAGGTGAAGGCATGAATGCTTGGTATGATTGGCTCAAAAAACAATTAAAGTAA